A genomic stretch from Pochonia chlamydosporia 170 chromosome 4, whole genome shotgun sequence includes:
- a CDS encoding FAD dependent oxidoreductase (similar to Neosartorya fischeri NRRL 181 XP_001266414.1), which yields MNKLLSLALTSTLLATSATSAATTDKCHDHFNPACYDAANVIEREVAIIGGGSSGTFAAITLKDMGKSLVVVEKQDRLGGHVLTYTDPASGTHINYGVRLFENTTTTFHFFSRLNVSMVPFTIGGPGPAYVDFTTGKKLEGFTPSRNFSAYMSLLDKYPYLVAGNGFQLPTPVPEDLSMAFGNYIKKYNLQDVAYSIWADPSLGDVGDLFTLPAAYVLKALSKIVLTQVSTPGKTLTSPTGNNHEAWTNAQAELGSNVLLSSTVVDAKRPAKGGCIRVVVQTPTGRKLIKASRILFTAAESLDNLRPFALDKTEKAVFSQLEYTGFYSGLISGSGLSDTAGLQNAATASEGYHIPQVPNAMHFYPTGVPGLQSFWYESKTPQSDDQVKGALVATIGRLTKSSTANIKFVTFANHSPGILYAPAKQIQAGFWNQMNALQGYRGMYYTGLLFEPSSAGIWEFTLKLINKWYS from the coding sequence ATGAATAAACTCTTGTCTTTGGCATTAACTTCCACGCTGCTGGCCACCTCGGCTACAAGCGCAGCAACCACAGACAAATGTCACGATCACTTCAACCCTGCCTGCTATGATGCTGCCAATGTTATCGAGCGTGAGGTTGCCATTATCGGCGGAGGCTCATCTGGTACCTTTGCCGCCATCACGCTCAAGGACATGGGAAAATCGCTGGTTGTGGTCGAGAAACAGGATCGTCTCGGCGGCCATGTTTTGACTTACACTGACCCTGCGAGTGGCACTCACATCAACTATGGTGTGCGGTTGTTTGAgaacacaacaacaactttCCACTTCTTCAGCCGTCTCAACGTCTCCATGGTACCTTTTACTATTGGAGGGCCTGGTCCAGCTTACGTTGACTTTACAACTGGTAAAAAGCTGGAAGGGTTCACGCCCAGTCGAAACTTCTCGGCGTACATGTCCCTGCTTGACAAGTACCCTTATCTTGTGGCCGGCAATGgtttccagcttccaacaCCCGTGCCAGAGGACCTCTCCATGGCATTCGGCAACTACATCAAAAAGTACAATCTTCAAGACGTCGCCTATTCCATCTGGGCTGACCCATCGCTTGGAGACGTTGGTGATCTCTTCACTCTGCCGGCCGCGTACGTTTTGAAGGCCCTCAGCAAAATTGTTCTTACACAGGTGTCTACCCCCGGCAAGACACTTACCTCTCCCACGGGCAATAATCACGAAGCATGGACGAATGCCCAGGCTGAGCTCGGATCCAACGTCCTCCTCTCGTCTACTGTAGTGGACGCCAAGAGACCTGCTAAGGGCGGGTGTATCCGAGTTGTAGTGCAGACACCAACCGGCCGTAAACTCATCAAGGCATCAAGGATTCTCTTTACAGCAGCCGAGTCCCTCGACAATCTCCGACCATTTGCACTCGACAAGACTGAAAAGGCAGTCTTCAGCCAGCTCGAGTACACGGGATTCTACTCCGGGCTCATCTCCGGCAGCGGCCTCTCTGACACCGCCGGTCTTCAGAACGCCGCCACTGCAAGCGAGGGCTACCATATTCCCCAGGTTCCTAACGCGATGCATTTTTATCCTACCGGGGTTCCTGGGCTTCAGTCGTTCTGGTACGAGAGCAAGACTCCCCAGAGCGACGACCAGGTGAAGGGCGCATTGGTGGCCACAATTGGCCGGTTGACCAAGTCTTCCACCGCAAATATTAAGTTCGTCACGTTCGCCAATCATTCTCCTGGTATTTTGTATGCTCCTGCAAAGCAGATCCAGGCCGGGTTCTGGAACCAGATGAATGCTCTTCAGGGTTATAGGGGCATGTACTACACCGGATTATTGTTTGAGCCGTCCTCGGCCGGCATTTGGGAATTTACCCTGAAACTGATCAATAAATGGTACTCTTAG
- a CDS encoding metallo-beta-lactamase superfamily protein (similar to Colletotrichum gloeosporioides Nara gc5 XP_007274510.1), which produces MKVNVGLFVLYVLIRGGECTDNAKPSVLLDRVVNALGGAAALGDVKGLSLESSLFRSRALFQNYNLADNDQITATAAKQTISFQFNKDGLNQRIDRDLTYDDYWRYAHPTLKNDYTLVVQTGSNATACFNKGGAADHPAVPWGYADSYLTDYLVHSAEQSALLDVLNRFRASKSELTYSVTHNKASRVDYPTLSHPKLNLQLLVRNGTWLPYAVRSTEVHGVFGLSTNDIVFSNYFDVKFGQSKTIKYPKLIQTVYNDVYILEDMVVSNATVNPAFPNDFFKAVPQQAPPNAPGDPYHSHPPHTDNNYPRSEVHEFYESGLWYGPFGINLNTSAVNVKPVFPGGNVPQIQNLCVGGPGYTQLLIEFDDGLVITDAPAHRSKLILQWVKENKKGKKITHVVPSHHHRDHTGGIGDYLAAGAKLVIPEVARDYYRKVNNGKFDVVTYSQEKPFLKKDKNVQFMSFWRDENPHARDWVYSVAGPACSNFNKSEVVVFNADVINPNFGPVPNWDTAEAMPFFLDVVRQGIPREATLVGTHGATPLGLGSQDALAHLADLAGFSYPSLSGTEKWCGK; this is translated from the exons ATGAAGGTCAACGTTGGTCTTTTTGTACTTTATGTGCTGATTCGTGGTGGCGAATGCACCGACAATGCGAAGCCCTCGGTGCTTTTAGACCGAGTTGTCAATGCTCTTGGCGGAGCAGCGGCCCTGGGAGATGTCAAAGGGCTCAGCTTGGAATCTTC CCTATTTAGAAGCCGAGCGTTGTTCCAGAACTACAATCTTGCGGACAACGACCAAATAACGGCAACAGCAGCGAAGCAGACCATCTCGTTCCAATTCAACAAGGATGGATTGAACCAACGCATTGATCGAGATCTGACATACGATGATTACTGGCGTTATGCTCATCCCACCCTAAAAAATGACTACACGCTCGTGGTTCAGACTGGGTCGAATGCAACCGCATGCTTTAACAAAGGCGGCGCCGCTGACCACCCTGCTGTGCCTTGGGGTTACGCCGACAGCTACCTGACGGATTACTTGGTGCACTCCGCCGAGCAGTCTGCTCTACTGGACGTGTTGAATCGATTCCGAGCTTCAAAGTCCGAGTTGACCTACTCCGTCACCCACAACAAAGCGTCGCGTGTGGACTATCCAACGCTGTCACACCCAAAGCTCAACCTGCAGCTGCTTGTGCGAAATGGAACATGGCTACCATACGCTGTTAGATCAACTGAAGTTCACGGAGTGTTTGGCCTTTCGACAAACGATATTGTCTTCTCAAACTACTTCGACGTGAAGTTTGGACAATCCAAAACCATCAAGTACCCCAAGCTCATACAGACGGTCTACAATGATGTTTATATCCTTGAGGATATGGTCGTTTCTAATGCCACTGTAAACCCTGCATTCCCcaatgacttcttcaagGCGGTGCCGCAGCAAGCTCCCCCCAATGCTCCAGGCGACCCTTACCActcccatcctcctcatacGGACAACAACTACCCGCGGTCAGAAGTTCACGAATTTTACGAGTCGGGACTCTGGTACGGACCTTTCGGCATAAATCTGAACACTTCTGCCGTCAATGTGAAACCCGTCTTCCCAGGCGGCAATGTCCCACAGATCCAGAACCTCTGTGTTGGCGGCCCAGGCTACACCCAGCTCTTGATCGAATTCGACGACGGTCTCGTCATCACAGACGCTCCCGCTcacagaagcaagctcatcCTGCAGTGGGTCAAGGAAaacaagaagggcaagaagatcaCTCACGTCGTCCCATCGCACCATCACCGTGATCATACAGGCGGCATAGGCGACTACCTCGCTGCAGGGGCCAAATTGGTCATCCCCGAGGTCGCAAGAGACTACTACAGAAAggtcaacaatggcaagttCGACGTGGTTACATACTCACAAGAGAAGCCGTTCTTGAAGAAGGACAAAAACGTGCAGTTCATGTCCTTTTGGCGCGATGAGAATCCCCATGCCAGGGACTGGGTTTACTCGGTCGCCGGCCCGGCCTGTTCCAACTTTAATAAGTCGGAAGTCGTTGTCTTTAACGCAGATGTTATCAACCCCAACTTTGGCCCTGTTCCAAATTGGGATACTGCAGAAGCTATGCCATTCTTCCTGGATGTTGTCCGTCAAGGTATTCCGAGAGAGGCCACTCTGGTTGGCACGCATGGCGCGACTCCTCTTGGTTTGGGATCGCAAGATGCCCTTGCTCACTTGGCAGATTTGGCTGGTTTCTCTTACCCGTCTCTTTCGGGTACTGAGAAGTGGTGCGGGAAGTAG
- a CDS encoding oxidoreductase CipA (similar to Neosartorya fischeri NRRL 181 XP_001265488.1), with protein sequence MARYAKDQPAGFENRIERVAIVGAGGQVGKHIVQELLKTGKHTVTAISRIGSKSPLPEGIKVATVDYDDEQTLVDALKGQQFLFISVALVAPQDTQDKLIRAAGKAGVPWIMPNGYGTDLLNEKLAEENFTGKSTWAGPKAVEATGVSSWVIMCCQFWYEYSLSTADWAWGFDLNNKKVTFYDDGKTRINTSTWQQCGRAAAALVSLKVLPEDENDKSVTLSQWRNKPLYIASFLVSQREMLDSVERATGTTDKDWEISYEPSKDRYERGKNAMFGGDKDGFKIQLYARTHYPNGDGVIQDKLANDALGLPKEDFDEATRRGVELWKSGYNAFARQQ encoded by the exons ATGGCACGTTACGCCAAGGATCAGCCTGCTGGCTTTGAAAACCGCATTGAGCGCGTCGCTATCGTCGGT GCTGGTGGTCAAGTCGGCAAACACATCGTTCAAGAACTCCTCAAGACAGGAAAACACACCGTCACTGCAATCTCCCGCATCGGTAGCAAAAGCCCTCTTCCCGAAGGCATCAAGGTTGCCACGGTCGACTACGATGATGAACAGACCCTAGTTGACGCTCTCAAGGGCCAACAGTTCTTGTTCATCTCTGTCGCCCTCGTCGCACCGCAAGATACCCAGGACAAACTCATCAGAGCGGCTGGCAAAGCCGGTGTCCCTTGGATTATGCCAAACGGCTATGGTACCGACCTGCTCAACGAGAAGCTGGCCGAGGAAAACTTCACAGGGAAGAGTACCTGGGCTGGCCccaaggctgttgaggctACTGGTGTCTCCTCGTGGGTTATCATGTGCTGTCAGTTTTGGTATGAGTACTCTCTTTCGACAGCGGACTGGGCTTGGGGATTCGACTTGAACAACAAGAAGGTCACCTTCTACGATGACGGCAAGACGCGCATCAACACATCTACATGGCAGCAGTGTGGTCGGGCGGCTGCGGCTCTTGTGAGCCTCAAAGTGCTTCCCGAGGACGAGAATGATAAATCAGTTACTCTCTCCCAGTGGCGGAACAAGCCGCTTTACATTGCCAGCTTCCTCGTTTCCCAGAGGGAGATGCTCGATAGTGTCGAGCGCGCAACAGGAACAACAGACAAGGACTGGGAGATTAGCTATGAGCCTTCCAAGGATCGCTACGAGCGTGGAAAGAACGCAATGTTCGGTGGTGATAAGGACGGCTTCAAGATTCAATTATATGCCCGAACGCACTATCCCAACGGCGATGGTGTCATCCAAGATAAGCTTGCTAACGATGCACTTGGGCTGCCCAAGGAGGATTTCGATGAGGCTACTAGGAGAGGCGTGGAGCTCTGGAAGTCTGGTTACAATGCATTTGCTCGTCAACAGTAG
- a CDS encoding YCII-related domain-containing protein: MSDQEVEWFVQIWDKPGTLQARFQHGAQHMAYHQPNRETGRLVFSGPTLKSHPTTPGSPMEVTGSVLVFRLAGGEQEVRNILQGDPLGKAGVWDLDGATVTPFKLFRQPK; encoded by the coding sequence ATGTCTGACCAAGAAGTCGAATGGTTTGTCCAGATTTGGGACAAGCCTGGGACTCTGCAGGCGCGCTTCCAGCATGGCGCGCAACACATGGCTTACCACCAACCGAACCGTGAGACCGGCCGCCTGGTCTTTTCAGGCCCAACCCTTAAAAGTCATCCTACTACCCCAGGGTCGCCCATGGAAGTCACTGGCAGCGTGCTGGTCTTCAGGTTGGCAGGTGGAGAGCAGGAAGTACGCAACATCTTGCAAGGCGACCCTCTTGGAAAGGCTGGAGTCTGGGACCTGGATGGGGCGACGGTGACTCCATTCAAATTATTTAGGCAGCCGAAGTAG